Proteins encoded together in one Chitinophaga sp. LS1 window:
- a CDS encoding phage integrase SAM-like domain-containing protein — MNSTKNSTKFFLSMLLPIKLICPKGKMRKDGTCIVFIQYCGDKTILLNTEIAIPPKCWNRKFHRITADLPATYGATDDLNGQLAALLRKASDIITHAVKKKVQDISAFAKKTFHPAFDTATLEEKAKQAAALNPKTNLELIFQIEDYIKCKRDKVSKGMLNVYKNMKDHMAAFQEHRKAPITFDSFDFNLYESLVNYLTYDYVQRRKSEIINGKREQIRGLKTSTVGKTIKQLRIFLRDRMRRKIISPIDLSDFKILD; from the coding sequence TTGAACTCAACTAAAAACTCGACTAAATTTTTTTTGAGTATGCTGTTACCAATCAAACTAATCTGCCCAAAGGGCAAAATGCGCAAAGATGGCACCTGTATCGTTTTTATCCAGTATTGCGGGGATAAAACCATTCTCCTGAATACAGAAATAGCCATTCCCCCCAAATGCTGGAACCGGAAGTTTCACCGTATTACCGCCGATCTCCCCGCAACATACGGGGCCACTGACGATCTAAACGGCCAACTGGCAGCCCTTCTACGAAAGGCAAGCGATATTATTACTCATGCGGTGAAAAAGAAAGTACAGGATATATCTGCCTTTGCAAAGAAGACCTTTCACCCGGCTTTTGATACAGCCACGTTGGAAGAAAAGGCCAAACAGGCCGCGGCCCTCAACCCTAAAACAAATTTAGAGCTGATTTTTCAGATTGAAGATTATATCAAATGTAAGCGGGATAAGGTTTCTAAGGGCATGCTAAACGTCTACAAAAACATGAAAGATCATATGGCAGCCTTTCAGGAACATAGGAAAGCTCCTATTACATTTGATTCCTTTGATTTTAACCTCTATGAAAGCCTAGTTAACTACCTCACTTATGACTATGTGCAGCGTCGTAAATCGGAAATAATTAACGGCAAAAGGGAGCAAATTAGAGGCCTTAAAACCTCTACAGTAGGCAAAACCATCAAACAGCTACGTATATTCCTGCGGGATAGGATGCGCCGTAAAATCATCTCCCCGATTGATTTATCGGATTTTAAAATACTGGATTAA
- a CDS encoding transposase, whose amino-acid sequence MLPHLSKGKRGFKARIDLVKVVLLILKRMKTGCQWRELCICEYFDKGATSWQNIHRYFLKWSKDGSFKRAWINLLSCNKKLLDLSSAQLDGSHTPVKRGGQAVGYQGRKASKTSNSLFLCDNRGQMLTVSTAQSGEHNDLYDIVKLFKEMIGVLEQSDINCNGIFVNADPGFDSEDLKQVCIDYEIELNVKPNLRNQKKQSDEYRYFDDQLYKRRTKIEHANAWMDAFKALLVRYEKLVETWMALQWLALITLFCRKLKV is encoded by the coding sequence ATTTTACCACATTTAAGCAAAGGCAAAAGAGGCTTTAAGGCCAGGATAGATTTAGTAAAAGTGGTTCTGTTGATTTTAAAGCGAATGAAAACAGGCTGCCAGTGGCGAGAGTTGTGTATTTGCGAATATTTTGATAAAGGGGCGACCTCGTGGCAAAATATTCACAGGTATTTTTTAAAATGGAGTAAAGACGGTTCATTCAAGAGGGCTTGGATCAATCTTTTATCTTGTAATAAGAAACTGCTGGATCTGTCAAGCGCTCAGTTAGATGGTAGCCATACACCTGTCAAACGTGGTGGCCAGGCGGTAGGTTATCAAGGCAGAAAAGCTTCAAAAACCAGTAATAGTTTGTTCTTATGTGACAACAGAGGTCAGATGCTGACGGTATCAACGGCGCAAAGTGGAGAGCATAATGACTTATACGATATAGTGAAGCTGTTTAAAGAAATGATCGGGGTTCTGGAACAATCCGATATCAATTGCAATGGAATATTTGTAAATGCCGATCCTGGATTTGACAGCGAAGATTTAAAACAAGTATGCATTGACTACGAGATTGAATTAAATGTAAAACCCAACTTGCGAAATCAAAAGAAGCAAAGTGATGAATACCGATATTTTGATGATCAACTTTACAAAAGACGAACAAAAATTGAACATGCCAATGCCTGGATGGATGCTTTTAAAGCATTGCTTGTCAGATATGAAAAACTTGTTGAAACATGGATGGCATTGCAATGGCTGGCTCTTATAACCCTTTTTTGTAGAAAATTAAAAGTATAA
- a CDS encoding AraC family ligand binding domain-containing protein has product MPKHNKPIPVIGLPPDIGIMLFKTTASSLRGLEDVQQSHRDSWHLLTLQLKGATTMEVDFQKVVIKPSSVFYMHPNQVHRVISFKDAVFYSLIIDNKSLKPEYLKLLEDLTPVQPLPLNKETFTILSEIAAVCIKLYERKDVKLYASLLKDSCHT; this is encoded by the coding sequence ATGCCGAAGCATAATAAACCAATTCCTGTTATTGGCTTACCTCCCGATATAGGCATCATGCTTTTTAAGACCACGGCCTCATCCCTACGCGGTCTCGAAGATGTACAACAATCTCACCGGGACAGCTGGCATTTATTAACGCTGCAACTGAAGGGGGCCACTACCATGGAAGTGGATTTTCAAAAGGTCGTTATAAAGCCATCCTCCGTATTCTACATGCATCCAAACCAGGTGCATCGTGTTATCTCCTTTAAAGACGCTGTTTTTTATAGCCTGATCATCGACAACAAAAGCCTAAAACCTGAATACTTAAAATTACTGGAAGATCTCACACCGGTGCAACCACTTCCGTTAAACAAAGAGACCTTTACGATCCTTTCTGAAATAGCCGCTGTCTGCATCAAATTGTATGAAAGAAAAGATGTAAAATTATACGCATCATTATTAAAAGACAGTTGCCATACGTAA
- a CDS encoding site-specific integrase, giving the protein MYLTWGEIARIYQTDLSEQPHLAKYRDLFVLGCLTGLRFSDFSSIQPEDVRKGSLYKQQEKSDHWVVIPLRDAAEEILIKRFNRQIPIVSNPEFNRHIKGVAQLAGICGLIKFSHKKGNKDIVQVKPKYAWITSHTCRRSFCTNEFLAGAPVELIMKISGHKSLRDFYKYIRITPEEASRKIREIWEKRGEIGISAAALQNVG; this is encoded by the coding sequence GTGTATCTGACATGGGGGGAAATCGCTCGAATATATCAAACCGACCTTTCCGAACAACCGCACCTGGCTAAATACCGGGATTTGTTTGTCCTCGGCTGTCTGACTGGTTTGAGATTTTCCGATTTTTCCTCTATACAACCGGAGGACGTGCGGAAGGGGTCATTATACAAGCAACAGGAAAAGTCTGATCATTGGGTTGTTATACCTTTGAGGGATGCAGCGGAGGAAATACTAATCAAGCGCTTTAACCGGCAGATTCCCATTGTAAGCAATCCCGAATTTAACCGCCATATCAAAGGGGTAGCCCAACTGGCGGGCATTTGTGGGTTAATAAAGTTCTCCCACAAAAAAGGTAATAAGGATATAGTACAGGTAAAGCCCAAATATGCGTGGATTACCTCTCACACCTGCCGCCGCTCATTCTGCACCAATGAATTTCTTGCGGGAGCTCCTGTCGAGCTTATAATGAAGATCAGCGGCCATAAAAGCCTGCGTGATTTTTATAAGTACATCAGGATTACCCCGGAAGAAGCAAGCCGGAAGATCCGGGAAATATGGGAAAAAAGAGGTGAAATCGGCATATCTGCCGCGGCTTTGCAAAATGTAGGGTAA
- a CDS encoding helix-turn-helix domain-containing protein has protein sequence MQFGDKIKELRLKKGFSIQGLADLVGVSKPAIQQYEDGTITPSNKVLKKISEALGVRVWHFFSAPPQSIKLIEFRDGHTLQDEEKEKNTIRELIVTVAQKYLDLVTIMNERILFDNPVADTEISTNSDVEKAAKKLRKKWKIADSPIDDVTEFLELKGFIILTIERPTGSSGVCGYIEDTSGNIPVIIVNTFDDPEITRKRFTILHELAHLLLRFSSTLTKRDQENMCHYFAAAMLLPDEVLISAIGKDRTSISLIELISLKEAYGISIPAIIIRANNVGIINNITKDNWLQTYNIWRDSQMSLGRYTKSLEKPARIENLITKAIAEKRITWEKAAELTNTPIDKLEQMYRNGMLEIK, from the coding sequence ATGCAATTCGGAGACAAAATAAAAGAACTAAGACTTAAAAAAGGCTTTTCCATCCAAGGACTTGCCGACTTAGTCGGTGTTTCCAAACCTGCTATTCAACAATATGAGGATGGAACAATCACTCCTAGTAATAAGGTATTAAAGAAAATATCAGAGGCTTTAGGTGTTAGGGTTTGGCATTTCTTTTCCGCTCCGCCACAGTCAATAAAATTGATTGAGTTTAGGGATGGTCATACACTCCAAGATGAGGAAAAAGAAAAAAATACAATAAGAGAATTGATAGTGACAGTTGCCCAGAAATATTTGGACCTTGTCACAATAATGAATGAAAGAATTTTATTTGATAATCCGGTTGCTGATACTGAAATAAGCACTAATAGTGATGTTGAAAAAGCGGCTAAAAAGCTGAGAAAAAAATGGAAAATAGCCGATTCTCCAATTGACGATGTGACAGAATTTCTTGAATTGAAAGGGTTTATCATTTTGACAATTGAAAGACCTACAGGTTCTTCTGGGGTTTGTGGTTACATTGAAGATACTAGTGGAAATATACCTGTAATTATAGTGAACACATTCGATGACCCAGAAATAACTAGGAAACGATTTACAATTCTTCATGAATTAGCTCACCTGCTATTAAGGTTTAGCTCTACTCTTACAAAGAGGGATCAAGAAAATATGTGTCATTACTTTGCAGCAGCCATGCTTCTACCCGATGAGGTGTTGATATCAGCGATCGGAAAGGATCGGACATCGATTTCTCTTATAGAGCTTATTTCATTAAAGGAAGCCTACGGAATTTCCATTCCTGCAATCATCATACGCGCAAATAATGTTGGAATTATAAATAACATAACAAAAGATAATTGGCTACAGACTTATAATATTTGGAGAGATAGCCAAATGAGCCTTGGAAGATATACTAAGAGTCTTGAAAAGCCTGCTCGAATTGAGAACTTGATTACTAAGGCTATTGCTGAAAAAAGAATAACATGGGAAAAAGCAGCAGAATTGACTAATACGCCAATAGATAAATTGGAACAAATGTATAGAAATGGAATGCTAGAGATCAAATGA
- a CDS encoding YoaK family protein, whose protein sequence is MFRHLGQKRSFRHNIRLAILLCLTAGFVNASGFLGFFILTTNITGHAALLAVKLTEGDLRAVRMVTLWLILFLAGAFCSSLYISKAGRDKPHSYTVPMMLEIIILCGVGYFGHTYDKSVVKTEYFAGSLLFAMGMQNALVSVVSGSVVRTTHLTGMFTDLGIDLAAAFLKHPAALQKRIVLRCTIIISFLLGGVIGGFAYVKFRYHSFYIAAIVLIIAMFYDFFRVNVRLFVSRVRKSRKAA, encoded by the coding sequence ATGTTCAGACATCTGGGACAGAAAAGGAGCTTCAGGCATAATATCAGGCTGGCTATCCTACTCTGCTTAACGGCAGGTTTTGTCAACGCTTCAGGTTTTTTAGGATTCTTTATATTGACGACCAACATTACAGGACATGCGGCATTGCTGGCTGTAAAACTGACGGAAGGGGATCTGCGGGCTGTACGAATGGTTACGCTATGGCTCATTTTATTCCTGGCAGGGGCATTTTGTTCCAGCCTCTATATATCAAAGGCTGGTAGAGATAAACCACATTCGTATACGGTGCCGATGATGTTGGAGATAATTATACTTTGCGGGGTGGGGTACTTTGGACATACCTACGACAAGAGTGTGGTGAAGACAGAATATTTTGCAGGGAGTCTGCTGTTTGCCATGGGTATGCAGAATGCATTGGTATCGGTAGTATCAGGTTCGGTGGTAAGGACTACGCACCTGACTGGAATGTTTACAGACCTGGGTATAGATCTGGCGGCGGCGTTTTTGAAACATCCTGCAGCGTTGCAGAAAAGGATTGTGCTGAGGTGTACAATTATTATATCTTTTTTACTGGGAGGTGTGATTGGTGGATTTGCGTATGTGAAATTCCGGTATCATAGTTTTTATATCGCGGCAATTGTTTTGATAATCGCGATGTTTTATGATTTTTTCAGAGTGAATGTCAGGTTGTTTGTTTCGAGGGTACGCAAAAGCAGAAAAGCCGCTTAG
- a CDS encoding Crp/Fnr family transcriptional regulator has protein sequence MSLKGIFPIDKWIFRSRSIMESLSAEEMERLFADMVEQTYKKGQIIFRENNPAFGIYYIQQGKVKKYKQDRNENEHIVYVANEGELIGYHPLLSGNNYPDSAAALEDSRIAFIPRDAFLSAIEWAPNLSKHLLSALSHEYSVLANSLSIVAKHSVRERLAISLIVLREKYKLSENDTSGVAINISRKDLASMTATTEENVVRLLKELKKEGIVGSLGRTIIIYNVKALVQMTNYQ, from the coding sequence ATGAGTTTAAAAGGCATATTCCCGATAGATAAGTGGATTTTCCGGTCCAGGTCAATTATGGAGAGCCTTTCTGCGGAAGAGATGGAAAGGTTGTTTGCAGATATGGTGGAGCAAACTTACAAAAAGGGGCAGATTATTTTCAGGGAAAATAACCCTGCTTTTGGAATTTATTATATCCAGCAGGGGAAGGTGAAGAAATATAAGCAGGATAGAAATGAGAATGAGCATATTGTATATGTGGCTAATGAGGGGGAGTTGATCGGGTATCATCCTTTATTATCCGGGAATAATTACCCGGACTCTGCTGCTGCGCTGGAAGATAGCAGGATTGCTTTTATACCCAGGGATGCTTTCCTGTCGGCGATAGAATGGGCGCCTAATTTGTCTAAGCATTTACTGAGTGCGCTCAGTCATGAATATAGTGTGCTGGCAAATAGCTTGTCGATTGTGGCAAAGCATTCTGTGCGGGAGCGGTTGGCGATTTCGCTGATTGTGTTGAGAGAGAAGTACAAGTTGTCGGAAAATGATACGAGCGGGGTGGCGATTAACATTTCCAGGAAGGATCTGGCGAGTATGACGGCGACTACGGAGGAGAATGTGGTGCGGTTGTTAAAAGAGTTGAAAAAAGAGGGTATAGTAGGGTCGCTGGGAAGGACGATTATTATTTATAATGTGAAGGCGTTGGTGCAGATGACGAATTATCAGTAA
- a CDS encoding winged helix-turn-helix transcriptional regulator has product MYQKKTTTQTYCGLHLFKELLNGKWKLMLISYVYKGYKRPVQLQKVIPNGDRRVLDKQLNELVLHGFMKKHVFDTKVPKVEYELTELGESLIPVIFTIEGWGEDHRTDLENVLKADPKFRDTLDHA; this is encoded by the coding sequence ATGTATCAAAAGAAAACGACCACTCAGACATATTGTGGATTACATTTATTTAAAGAGCTGCTGAATGGTAAATGGAAGCTGATGCTGATCTCTTATGTCTATAAAGGATATAAACGGCCGGTCCAGTTACAGAAGGTGATACCTAATGGCGATCGCCGGGTATTGGATAAGCAACTCAACGAATTGGTGTTACATGGTTTTATGAAAAAACACGTATTTGATACAAAAGTGCCTAAGGTAGAATATGAATTGACTGAATTGGGTGAGAGTTTAATACCTGTGATATTTACGATTGAAGGTTGGGGAGAAGATCACAGAACAGACCTGGAAAATGTTTTAAAAGCGGATCCAAAATTCAGGGATACCCTGGACCATGCTTAA
- a CDS encoding family 43 glycosylhydrolase yields MMNSLKIPLLIFFLCCSLQTFCQITNPRTLSDEWGEYGIGDPYIFKFRGKFYLYCSTRDDQNGVKCWSSWDLVTWTYEGLAVPASVTTSKGAYAPEVIYWNGTFYMYTSPAGNGHYVLSADSPTGPFSLQTGNLGHSIDGSVFIDDNASMYFTNASGSGIQGSAMSSPLVIGSATTLSGANLNGWTEGSTLFKRNGVYYLTYTGNHVFSKGYRVNYATSTAPLGSYTAGANNPILLNTEGTFFGLGHSSSFIGPDLDTWFITYHNLLGQSSIVGPNRKLNIDPMGFNGDRIQVYGPTNWTQPSPALPVFYDRFDRTAIGSTWTNVNGGTWGIYNQELMWQDTKTTTTWYKQITTATSAANYTAEFNMKEMERGTNAARFGAVFSYIDENTYGTALLSSYDNTLETDIKVNGTSIGVNAIALPPGYDYQKWHVIRVEKEGTTFRIYVDGMLKSTRTANITAGGKIGVTTYSDHADFGYTAFSNKVNGSGVFSFYKPVPGTIPAVHYNEGGEGVGYHDLSGGNTGGKYRTDNVDIRDSEEGGENIGWNQTGEWYQYNVNVQETGPYHLGLRYATTYTACKLRVYCDGADVSGIIAIPATGAWTTWRTAVLRNLNLTAGNHTIRLETVEGEFDFAFLKFESGSTITPSGADNFDAGSFNASWNYDNGPWAVSAGKAGINGYGKRTMGNVGWTDYTVEADVTCPSGGNGGLIFRSRNPAAEQFGNSTDISSDYQQGYYAGIEAGGIVFGKENYNWTTLAYKSQALTAGQSYKLRAVISGDVIKIYLNDMLTPVIEYTDTNPFISGKAGMRVHAANMTFDNFLISTDTGTGLLNCRMEE; encoded by the coding sequence ATGATGAATTCCCTCAAAATCCCGTTATTGATTTTTTTTCTGTGCTGTTCCCTTCAAACATTTTGCCAGATTACTAATCCACGCACCCTTTCTGACGAATGGGGAGAATATGGTATCGGAGATCCTTACATTTTTAAATTCAGAGGTAAGTTTTACCTGTACTGTAGTACCCGCGATGATCAGAATGGTGTAAAGTGCTGGAGCAGCTGGGACCTGGTGACCTGGACCTACGAAGGTCTGGCTGTGCCTGCATCCGTAACGACTTCCAAAGGCGCTTATGCCCCCGAAGTCATTTACTGGAACGGCACTTTTTACATGTACACCTCACCGGCAGGTAACGGACATTATGTATTGTCCGCCGATAGTCCAACAGGGCCTTTCTCTTTGCAGACGGGCAACCTGGGGCATTCTATCGATGGCTCCGTTTTCATCGACGACAATGCGTCTATGTACTTCACGAATGCCAGTGGCAGTGGTATACAGGGATCAGCAATGAGTAGTCCCTTAGTGATCGGATCTGCCACTACTTTGAGTGGTGCTAACCTCAATGGCTGGACAGAAGGCTCCACGCTCTTTAAACGTAATGGGGTATATTACCTGACCTATACAGGTAATCACGTATTCAGTAAAGGTTACAGGGTGAACTATGCTACCTCCACGGCGCCATTGGGTAGTTACACCGCTGGTGCCAACAATCCTATTCTGCTCAATACGGAAGGGACTTTCTTTGGCCTGGGGCATAGTAGTTCTTTTATTGGTCCTGATCTCGATACCTGGTTCATCACTTATCATAACCTGCTTGGTCAAAGTAGTATCGTAGGGCCTAACCGAAAACTGAACATTGACCCGATGGGTTTTAATGGTGACCGGATACAGGTATATGGTCCGACTAACTGGACACAACCTTCTCCTGCTTTGCCTGTTTTCTACGATCGTTTTGACCGGACAGCTATTGGTAGTACCTGGACGAATGTGAATGGCGGGACCTGGGGTATTTACAACCAGGAACTGATGTGGCAGGATACAAAAACGACCACTACCTGGTACAAACAAATTACCACAGCTACCAGTGCCGCAAATTACACAGCCGAATTCAATATGAAAGAAATGGAGAGGGGTACGAATGCTGCCCGCTTTGGCGCTGTGTTTTCTTACATTGATGAAAATACGTATGGTACGGCGTTGTTAAGTAGTTATGATAACACATTAGAAACCGATATCAAGGTAAACGGTACTTCAATTGGTGTCAATGCCATTGCCCTGCCTCCCGGTTATGACTACCAGAAATGGCATGTGATCAGGGTAGAAAAAGAGGGGACTACCTTCCGGATATATGTAGATGGCATGCTGAAATCTACCCGTACAGCCAATATTACGGCTGGTGGTAAGATAGGGGTAACGACCTATAGCGATCACGCTGATTTTGGGTACACAGCTTTTAGCAACAAGGTAAATGGCAGTGGCGTATTTAGTTTTTATAAACCTGTACCGGGTACTATTCCTGCCGTGCATTACAATGAGGGTGGGGAAGGAGTTGGTTATCATGATTTGTCTGGTGGTAATACAGGAGGTAAATACCGGACAGACAATGTAGATATTCGTGATAGTGAGGAAGGTGGTGAGAATATTGGCTGGAACCAGACAGGTGAATGGTATCAGTACAATGTGAATGTGCAGGAAACGGGGCCATATCATTTGGGGTTGCGATATGCAACGACTTACACCGCCTGCAAACTACGGGTGTATTGTGATGGTGCGGATGTATCCGGGATCATTGCCATTCCGGCTACGGGTGCCTGGACAACCTGGCGTACGGCTGTGCTCCGGAACCTGAATCTAACTGCCGGTAATCATACGATTCGTTTGGAAACGGTAGAAGGGGAGTTTGATTTTGCGTTTTTAAAATTTGAATCAGGTAGTACCATTACCCCCAGTGGCGCTGACAATTTTGATGCGGGTAGTTTTAATGCATCATGGAACTATGACAATGGTCCATGGGCAGTATCTGCCGGGAAGGCGGGTATTAATGGCTATGGGAAAAGGACGATGGGCAATGTAGGTTGGACGGATTATACGGTGGAGGCGGATGTCACCTGTCCTTCAGGTGGTAATGGTGGTTTGATATTCCGTTCCCGTAATCCGGCGGCAGAGCAGTTTGGGAATTCTACGGATATCAGTTCTGATTACCAGCAGGGGTATTATGCAGGTATAGAGGCCGGGGGGATCGTGTTTGGGAAGGAAAACTATAACTGGACGACGTTGGCTTACAAGAGTCAGGCTTTGACGGCGGGGCAGTCTTATAAGCTGAGGGCAGTGATAAGTGGGGATGTGATAAAGATCTACCTGAATGATATGTTGACGCCGGTGATAGAATATACGGATACGAACCCGTTCATCAGTGGCAAGGCAGGGATGCGGGTACATGCGGCGAATATGACGTTTGATAATTTCCTGATTTCTACTGATACGGGAACGGGGTTGTTGAATTGTAGGATGGAGGAGTAA
- a CDS encoding TlpA disulfide reductase family protein, with product MLKIIQTFIIITCFAFTTYAQSSAPELALIDANGKSITISSLKGKVVFINFWATWCQPCVKEMPTIQALKESFKDVVFLTVDIDGDLPKSNAYMEKKNYTLPVYAAPTAVPREYYYHTIPATDILNKNGEIVWRTDGGFDYSAPEISKILADLIAGK from the coding sequence ATGCTGAAAATTATTCAAACCTTTATTATAATCACTTGCTTTGCTTTTACTACCTATGCGCAAAGCAGTGCACCTGAACTGGCGCTCATAGATGCCAATGGCAAATCCATTACGATCAGTTCTCTGAAAGGAAAGGTGGTATTTATCAACTTCTGGGCTACCTGGTGCCAGCCCTGTGTAAAGGAAATGCCTACCATCCAGGCATTAAAAGAATCCTTTAAAGACGTGGTATTTCTTACAGTAGATATTGACGGCGATTTACCAAAGTCAAATGCCTACATGGAAAAGAAGAATTACACATTACCTGTGTATGCGGCACCCACCGCTGTACCACGGGAGTATTACTACCATACAATTCCCGCTACTGACATCCTTAATAAAAATGGAGAGATTGTCTGGCGCACTGACGGTGGTTTCGATTATTCTGCACCGGAAATAAGCAAGATATTAGCTGACCTGATTGCAGGTAAATAA
- a CDS encoding EthD domain-containing protein, producing the protein MLKFTFLIRKVEGMTNEEFVSYHRNHHAPLFMSHPEAGKYVKKYVVSHPVAIAGFPAPEYDGITDIYFSSLEDFNTFFANEYYKKNIQPDEPKFFKSGEIMMLVTDEKVVVDNIGS; encoded by the coding sequence ATGTTGAAATTTACATTTTTAATCAGGAAGGTAGAGGGGATGACGAACGAAGAGTTCGTTAGTTATCATAGAAACCACCATGCGCCTTTGTTTATGTCTCATCCTGAGGCGGGTAAATACGTCAAAAAATACGTTGTTTCTCATCCTGTCGCGATAGCAGGTTTTCCAGCGCCGGAGTACGATGGAATTACAGATATATATTTTTCTTCGCTGGAAGACTTTAATACATTTTTTGCCAATGAGTATTACAAAAAGAACATTCAACCAGACGAGCCGAAGTTTTTCAAATCGGGTGAGATAATGATGCTGGTGACGGATGAGAAAGTAGTGGTCGATAATATTGGTTCCTGA
- a CDS encoding cupin domain-containing protein, whose translation MRTILTLLIFISTTVHAQQYAGKLKIEKLVDTTVNSIGQKIVYPQFKDAKVTMAKITFPPGETTGWHKHLIPVFSYVLQGTLTVEIEGHQPAEYKEGASFVESYDTYHKGTNKGTTDVVLFVVYLGGDGQPLAVKK comes from the coding sequence ATGAGAACCATTCTGACATTATTAATTTTCATTAGTACTACCGTACATGCACAACAGTACGCCGGAAAACTGAAAATTGAAAAGTTAGTAGACACCACCGTCAACTCTATCGGGCAGAAGATCGTGTACCCACAATTTAAAGATGCAAAGGTGACTATGGCCAAAATTACCTTTCCGCCGGGTGAAACAACGGGTTGGCATAAGCACCTGATCCCTGTATTCTCTTATGTGCTGCAAGGTACTTTGACTGTCGAAATAGAAGGGCATCAGCCTGCTGAATATAAGGAAGGTGCCAGCTTTGTAGAATCTTATGATACCTACCACAAAGGAACAAACAAAGGGACGACCGATGTAGTGCTGTTTGTGGTGTACCTGGGCGGTGATGGACAACCGCTGGCGGTTAAGAAATAA
- a CDS encoding class I SAM-dependent methyltransferase, which produces MTSNTTKEDFFSTNKNFDQLYPLPISRLSNLHWTPIEIARKAADFLSATPGANILDIGAGVGKFCLNAGYYAGDCNFFGVEQRSNLVAIANQVQRQLGIRNASFIHGNFTQLDFSAFDHFYFYNPFYENLVDESLHIDDSIAHSESLYEYYAGYLYTLLDTRPPGTRLATYQSSHTRIPASYQLVSSDIDTLFSCWIKNT; this is translated from the coding sequence ATGACAAGTAATACGACAAAAGAAGACTTCTTTTCGACCAATAAGAATTTTGATCAGTTATATCCTCTCCCCATAAGCCGATTATCCAATTTGCACTGGACACCTATAGAAATTGCCCGAAAAGCGGCAGATTTTCTATCAGCTACCCCCGGTGCGAATATTCTGGATATCGGTGCAGGTGTAGGGAAATTCTGCCTGAATGCAGGGTATTATGCGGGTGATTGTAATTTCTTTGGTGTGGAACAGCGAAGTAATCTTGTGGCAATAGCGAACCAGGTACAACGTCAACTCGGCATCAGGAACGCCTCTTTCATACATGGAAATTTCACTCAGCTGGACTTCTCAGCTTTTGATCATTTCTATTTTTATAATCCTTTTTATGAAAACCTGGTGGATGAGAGTTTGCATATAGATGATAGTATTGCCCACTCAGAAAGTCTATATGAGTATTATGCAGGTTATCTGTATACATTGCTTGACACCCGACCACCAGGCACGCGGCTGGCTACTTACCAGAGTTCGCATACGCGCATTCCTGCATCCTATCAACTGGTTTCAAGTGACATTGACACGCTATTTAGTTGCTGGATAAAAAATACATGA